The following coding sequences lie in one Arachis ipaensis cultivar K30076 chromosome B05, Araip1.1, whole genome shotgun sequence genomic window:
- the LOC107640747 gene encoding uncharacterized protein LOC107640747, which translates to MATMNTVAEAVREAAVAAARAVERLGVRNGNVNEHGEENGNDENNIGNPERPMNLATFLKVNPPKFKGTLVATDADNWFRGIERSLRAQHVPEGHHVEFSTYILEGEAEDEFYEKYFSRAARDAKEMELMQLKQGDMTIAEYARKFDDLCRFPKICQGNPADFEEWKCLKFERGLREELMNSVVLLEIQNFAELVNKSKPVEECSKKVAIARASRREDSQRDFV; encoded by the exons atggctaccatgaacacTGTGGCTGAAGCAGTGCGTGAGGCTGCAgtagcagcggctagggctgttgaacgcCTTGGAGTGAGAAACGGGAATGTGAATGAACACGGAGAAGAAaatgggaatgatgagaataaTATTGGGAATCCTGAAAGACCCATGAACCTCGCGActtttttgaaggttaatccgcctaagttcaagggtacactTGTTGCTACTGATGCTGATAACTGGTTTCGaggtattgaacgatcactgaGAGCGCAACATGTTCCGGAAGGACATCATGTGGAGTTTTCTACTTATATactcgagggagaagctga GGATGAATTTTATGAAAAGTATTTTTCGAGAGCAGCACGTGATGCTAAGGAGATGGAGCTTATGCAGTTGAAACAAGGGGATATGACTATTGCTGAGTATGCCCGTAAGTTCGATGACTTATGCCGTTTTCCCAAGATTTGTCAAGGGAACCCAGCAGactttgaggaatggaagtgtttaAAGTTTGAAAGAGGACTCCGAGAAGAACTGATGAATTCTGTTGTTCTGCTAGAGATACAAAATTTTGCTGAACTAGTGAATAAAAGTAAACCAGTGGAAGAATGTTCAAAGAAGGTGGCGATAGCTCGAGCAAGTCGTAGGGAGGATTCACAAAGAGACTTTGTTTAG